From Synoicihabitans lomoniglobus, the proteins below share one genomic window:
- a CDS encoding LacI family DNA-binding transcriptional regulator, translating to MSKRITQKDIARHLHLDKSTVSLALRDAPAINPTTRDRVMKAAKELGYRPDPALAVLAQCRWAGHEKGSGSVLAYLMDLRIQGGEQHGRFLPAAKARAEERGFILQVFDLAEYASLEQACRVLSHRGIRGLLAPQFLFGDDLERLNTMMKDFTVIGLDLGFYPIPFHVVAPDVFETGRLVWETVVKRGYRRIGCAVLQHQPEAYDDRVRLGAAMAQQHKLVPPQDHIPLLTSAPDDRDSFCRWMDRYQPDVVIGFISRVYRWIESTGRKVPEDVAYASLMVLMEEFPDHSGAPVPNTEIAVTGVDALIAAIHANEWGVPQLQRKFILEPVWHEGNTLPDRTEAVVSRVPHLVR from the coding sequence ATGAGCAAACGTATCACCCAAAAGGATATCGCCCGCCATCTTCATCTCGACAAGTCGACGGTGTCATTGGCGCTGCGCGATGCGCCGGCAATCAATCCGACCACCCGGGACCGGGTGATGAAAGCGGCCAAGGAACTGGGTTACCGGCCCGATCCGGCGTTGGCGGTGTTGGCGCAGTGTCGGTGGGCGGGACATGAAAAGGGCAGTGGTTCGGTGCTCGCCTACCTGATGGATCTTCGGATCCAGGGCGGCGAACAACACGGTCGGTTTTTGCCCGCGGCGAAGGCCCGGGCGGAGGAGCGGGGATTCATTCTGCAGGTGTTCGATTTGGCGGAGTATGCCTCGTTGGAGCAGGCTTGTCGCGTGTTGTCCCATCGCGGCATTCGTGGACTGTTGGCCCCGCAATTTCTGTTTGGCGACGACCTCGAACGACTGAACACCATGATGAAGGATTTCACCGTCATCGGTCTCGATTTGGGATTTTATCCCATCCCGTTTCATGTGGTGGCGCCGGATGTATTTGAGACCGGGCGACTGGTCTGGGAAACGGTGGTGAAGCGAGGCTACCGCCGCATCGGGTGCGCGGTGTTACAGCATCAACCGGAGGCTTACGATGACCGGGTCCGGTTGGGGGCGGCGATGGCGCAGCAACACAAGTTGGTGCCGCCCCAAGACCACATTCCCCTGCTCACCAGCGCGCCGGATGATCGTGATTCGTTTTGCCGTTGGATGGATCGTTACCAACCGGATGTGGTGATCGGATTCATTTCCCGAGTTTACCGGTGGATCGAATCGACCGGGCGCAAGGTGCCGGAGGACGTCGCGTATGCGAGTTTGATGGTCCTGATGGAGGAATTTCCCGACCACTCGGGGGCTCCGGTGCCGAACACGGAAATCGCCGTGACCGGAGTGGACGCGTTGATCGCGGCGATTCACGCCAACGAATGGGGCGTGCCCCAGCTGCAGCGTAAGTTTATCCTCGAGCCGGTGTGGCACGAAGGAAACACGCTGCCCGACCGCACCGAAGCGGTGGTGAGCAGGGTTCCGCATTTGGTGCGCTGA
- a CDS encoding alpha/beta hydrolase: protein MKTRLLSLTPLLLTGLALRGQSVNPDHVDRVPNPASVAYKQEIGRDPSTWQWNIPLELPRVTHGVVRSAAMDRDIGFNIYLPPSYASAPHTRYPVVYYFHGATGSETSDIPVTEYVAAQIEKGNIGEVIYVLPNAGHFSGYRDRATGNVRVETYLIHEFIPEIDRRYRTIASREGRALMGFSMGGGGATRLGLKYPDMFSAVVSFGGALGANPARRAENAETAADPDNVYHWATLNQTRIRDRIGLYFIVGGTDRMYAHHAPFLEHLHGLEINFHYRVLAGVGHDIWRSMDQCGGDAIRFVSAQLAASTSDQMTTR, encoded by the coding sequence ATGAAAACACGCCTTTTATCTTTAACCCCGTTGCTGCTCACGGGACTCGCGCTCCGGGGGCAGTCCGTGAACCCGGACCATGTGGACCGCGTGCCGAATCCGGCTTCCGTGGCCTATAAACAAGAGATCGGTCGCGATCCGAGCACATGGCAGTGGAACATCCCGCTGGAACTTCCGCGCGTCACGCACGGTGTGGTCCGCAGCGCGGCCATGGATCGTGACATCGGTTTCAATATCTACCTGCCTCCGAGTTACGCATCCGCGCCTCACACGCGTTATCCGGTCGTCTACTACTTCCACGGTGCCACCGGCAGCGAGACGTCGGACATTCCCGTGACGGAGTATGTCGCGGCCCAAATCGAAAAGGGCAACATTGGCGAAGTCATTTACGTGCTGCCCAACGCCGGTCACTTCAGCGGATACCGGGATCGCGCGACCGGCAATGTCAGGGTCGAAACGTATTTGATTCATGAATTCATTCCCGAGATCGATCGCCGCTACCGCACGATCGCCTCCCGCGAGGGTCGGGCCTTGATGGGCTTTTCCATGGGCGGCGGAGGAGCCACCCGCCTGGGACTTAAATATCCCGACATGTTCAGCGCGGTGGTTTCGTTCGGCGGAGCCCTCGGTGCCAACCCCGCCAGGCGTGCCGAAAACGCCGAGACGGCTGCCGATCCCGACAACGTTTACCATTGGGCCACCCTCAACCAAACCAGGATCCGCGATCGGATCGGCCTGTATTTTATCGTGGGCGGGACCGACCGCATGTATGCGCACCATGCTCCTTTTCTGGAGCACCTGCATGGGCTTGAAATCAACTTCCACTACCGGGTGCTCGCCGGAGTAGGTCACGACATCTGGCGCTCCATGGACCAATGCGGCGGAGATGCCATCCGATTCGTTTCCGCCCAGCTCGCCGCCTCGACCTCGGATCAGATGACCACCCGCTAA
- a CDS encoding glycoside hydrolase family 78 protein: MSPPRSLTTHRLPKRLSSLPRIATLLTIMTVSVPAATLSPTHLRTEYRTNPLGVDSPRPRLYWQLQSTAPNTHQIAYEIRTAATLGDLSAAKSPRWKSGRVDSDRTTHIVYEGPALVSREVMHWQVRVWDNHGHVSAWSEPARWEMGLLEPSDWSADWIEAAIDEDTSISNPAQYFRRDFALTKPIASARLYITSHGVYEASLNGQRIGEDLLTPGWTSYAHRLPYQVHDVTALLVEGDNTLGALVGDGWWRGQMGWGGKRNNYGEKLALISQLEITHSDGSITRIGTDPTWRAATGAILFSDLYNGESYDARLFPDGWNRPGFNATSWTGAVVRDHPKSNLIATVNDPMRRIEEITPVNVTPLGDDRWLYDLGQNMVGWVRLKTTGQPGETFVLRHAEVLTPDGKLYTENLRSAQQTVHYTRHGDGDETYEPHFTLQGFRYVELTAPNPPVPDAITGIVIHSDLRPTGQFTSSDEMLNQLQSNIVWGMKGNFVDVPTDCPQRDERLGWTGDTQVFAPTASFLMDTAAFYTKWTGDVMADQETDGSIPNVIPKVLKEGGVAGWADAAVIVPWTVYLNFGDKRILETNYTCMRNWVEKVRRETGDNLIVNGSGHFGDWLFFKTSKWNVQDAITDKDLIATAYFARSTALLAKTARVLGHESDAATYAVLSRQIKTGFQREFITPGARLMSDTQTAYVLALGFDLVPPAQQAAVAAHLAANVRQYGHLTTGFLGTPLLTDTLSENGYTDLAFELLMRRDYPSWLYPVTRGATTIWERWDGIKEDGSFQNRGMNSFNHYAYGAVGDWIYRTIGGIQSTSPGYRTVRIAPVPGGGLTHANTSFESLHGRISSAWRIADGVFALEVTVPPNTTAAVVVPHPGDSAPITVDAGTGSTPTPTTHADGHTTYEVGSGTYRFRTPWHDA, translated from the coding sequence ATGTCTCCACCCCGCTCCCTCACCACGCACCGGCTGCCAAAGCGCCTCTCGAGTCTGCCCCGGATTGCCACTTTGCTCACCATCATGACCGTTTCCGTCCCCGCGGCCACCCTGAGCCCGACGCACCTGCGCACCGAATACCGCACCAATCCCCTGGGCGTCGACAGCCCCCGTCCCCGCCTCTATTGGCAATTGCAGTCGACCGCGCCGAACACGCACCAAATCGCCTACGAGATCCGCACCGCCGCGACGTTGGGCGACCTGTCTGCGGCGAAATCGCCGCGATGGAAATCCGGCCGCGTCGACTCCGACCGCACCACGCACATCGTTTACGAAGGACCGGCGCTGGTCTCGCGCGAGGTGATGCACTGGCAGGTGCGTGTGTGGGACAATCACGGCCACGTCTCAGCATGGAGCGAACCCGCCCGCTGGGAAATGGGCCTGCTCGAACCCTCCGATTGGTCGGCCGATTGGATCGAGGCCGCCATCGATGAAGACACCTCCATCTCCAACCCCGCGCAGTATTTCCGCCGGGACTTTGCGCTGACCAAACCGATCGCATCCGCGCGGCTCTACATCACCAGTCATGGTGTCTACGAAGCATCGCTCAACGGCCAACGTATCGGCGAAGATCTGTTGACGCCCGGTTGGACCAGCTACGCCCACCGCCTTCCCTACCAAGTGCACGACGTCACCGCCCTGCTGGTCGAGGGCGACAATACCCTCGGTGCCCTGGTGGGCGACGGCTGGTGGCGCGGGCAAATGGGCTGGGGCGGCAAGCGCAACAATTACGGCGAAAAACTCGCGCTCATCAGCCAACTGGAAATCACGCACTCCGACGGCTCCATCACCCGGATCGGCACCGACCCCACCTGGCGGGCCGCAACCGGCGCGATTCTCTTCTCCGATCTCTACAACGGTGAATCCTACGACGCGCGACTCTTTCCCGACGGCTGGAATCGCCCCGGTTTCAATGCCACCTCGTGGACCGGCGCGGTGGTCCGCGACCACCCCAAGTCCAACCTCATCGCCACGGTCAACGACCCCATGCGCCGGATCGAAGAGATCACGCCGGTAAACGTCACGCCCCTCGGCGACGACCGCTGGCTCTACGATCTCGGGCAAAACATGGTGGGCTGGGTGCGACTCAAAACGACCGGCCAACCCGGCGAAACCTTCGTGCTGCGCCACGCCGAAGTGCTCACTCCCGACGGAAAGCTCTACACTGAAAACCTCCGCTCCGCCCAGCAAACAGTGCACTACACCCGCCACGGCGACGGCGATGAAACCTACGAACCTCACTTCACTCTCCAAGGATTTCGCTACGTCGAACTGACCGCGCCTAATCCACCCGTGCCCGACGCCATCACCGGCATCGTGATCCATTCCGATCTGCGCCCCACTGGCCAGTTCACTTCTTCCGACGAGATGCTCAACCAGCTGCAAAGCAACATCGTCTGGGGCATGAAGGGCAACTTCGTCGACGTGCCCACGGACTGCCCCCAGCGCGACGAACGCCTCGGCTGGACCGGTGACACGCAGGTCTTCGCACCCACCGCTTCGTTCCTCATGGACACCGCCGCATTCTACACCAAATGGACCGGCGACGTCATGGCCGACCAGGAAACCGACGGATCCATCCCCAACGTCATCCCCAAGGTGTTGAAGGAAGGCGGCGTGGCCGGCTGGGCCGATGCCGCCGTCATCGTGCCGTGGACCGTGTATCTAAATTTCGGTGACAAACGCATTCTCGAAACCAACTACACCTGCATGCGCAACTGGGTCGAAAAAGTCCGCCGCGAGACGGGCGACAATCTGATCGTCAACGGCTCCGGCCACTTCGGAGACTGGCTGTTCTTTAAAACCAGCAAATGGAACGTGCAGGACGCCATCACCGACAAGGACCTGATTGCCACGGCCTACTTTGCCCGCTCCACCGCATTGTTGGCCAAAACGGCCCGGGTGCTGGGGCACGAATCCGATGCAGCGACCTATGCGGTCCTGAGCCGCCAGATCAAAACAGGGTTTCAACGAGAGTTCATCACTCCCGGCGCCCGCCTGATGTCGGATACGCAGACCGCCTACGTGCTCGCGCTCGGGTTCGATTTGGTGCCGCCCGCTCAGCAGGCCGCCGTCGCCGCCCACCTGGCCGCGAATGTCCGGCAATACGGACACCTCACGACCGGCTTTCTCGGCACGCCGCTGCTGACCGACACATTGTCCGAAAACGGCTACACCGACCTCGCCTTTGAGTTGCTCATGCGCCGGGACTACCCGTCGTGGCTCTACCCGGTGACGCGCGGTGCCACGACCATCTGGGAACGCTGGGACGGCATCAAGGAAGACGGATCATTCCAAAACCGGGGCATGAACTCGTTCAATCACTACGCCTATGGAGCCGTCGGTGATTGGATCTACCGCACCATCGGCGGCATCCAGTCGACCTCTCCCGGCTACCGCACCGTTCGCATCGCCCCCGTCCCCGGCGGCGGTCTGACTCACGCCAACACGAGCTTCGAATCCCTGCACGGCCGTATCAGCAGTGCATGGCGGATTGCGGACGGCGTCTTCGCCCTCGAAGTCACCGTGCCACCCAACACCACGGCCGCAGTCGTGGTGCCCCACCCCGGTGACTCTGCGCCGATCACCGTCGATGCCGGGACCGGCTCTACGCCGACCCCAACGACTCACGCCGACGGCCATACGACCTACGAAGTAGGCTCCGGCACCTACCGGTTCAGAACGCCCTGGCACGATGCCTAG